The following are encoded together in the Ranitomeya imitator isolate aRanImi1 chromosome 4, aRanImi1.pri, whole genome shotgun sequence genome:
- the PFDN1 gene encoding prefoldin subunit 1, whose protein sequence is MASAMDLELKKAFTELQAKVIDTQQKVKLADLQIEQLSRTKKHAHLTDTEIKNLPDGTPMYEGVGRMFVLQTKEKIHGQLLSKQKIADDKIAEIEQKKSYLERSVKEAEDNIREMLLARKSV, encoded by the exons GCCTTCACAGAACTTCAGGCAAAAGTTATTGACACGCAGCAAAAGGTGAAGCTCGCCGATCTTCAGATCGAGCAGTTATCTAGAACAAAGAAACATGCCCATCTTACCGACACCGAGATTAAGAACCTGCCCGATGGAACGCCAATGTATGAAGGTGTGGGACGGAT GTTTGTTCTTCAGACTAAAGAAAAAATTCACGGTCAACTCTTAAGTAAACAGAAAATTGCAGATGACAAGATTGCGGAGATAGAG CAGAAAAAGTCGTATCTGGAGAGAAGTGTGAAGGAAGCTGAAGATAACATTAGAGAAATGCTTTTGGCTAGAAAATCCGTGTAA